In Leptodactylus fuscus isolate aLepFus1 chromosome 2, aLepFus1.hap2, whole genome shotgun sequence, one genomic interval encodes:
- the LOC142194257 gene encoding uncharacterized protein LOC142194257, with amino-acid sequence MIVPHEHLLSSAPCEVDNDQLGGGTKSSDHRQGKKFSCSECGKHFKRKSHLSAHKRIHMGEKPYSCSECGRCFNQRSNLVTHLRTHTGEKRFSCSECGKCFTNKSRLVLHQRNHTGERPFSCSECGKGFTNKSSFVEHQRVHSGERPYSCLECGKCFYHKRDHVKHQKSHMGEKPFICSECGKCFSFKSNLTQHLRTHTGEKPHLCLECGKSFNYKSHFVQHLRTHSGEKPHSCPECGKCFIYSSSLVTHQRIHTGEKPHLCSECGKCFNYRSSLVTHQRIHTGEKPHLCTICGKCFSQSTHLLKHQRTHTGEKPL; translated from the coding sequence ATGATCGTCCCTCATGAACATCTACTTTCATCTGCCCCTTGTGAAGTAGACAATGATCAGTTAGGCGGTGGCACAAAAAGTTCTGATCATCGGCAGGGTAAaaaattttcatgttcagaatgtgggaaacattTCAAACGTAAATCTCACCTTTCCGCGCACAAGAGAATCCACATgggtgagaagccatattcatgttcagaatgtgggagatgttttaATCAAAGATCGAATCTTGTTACTCatctgagaactcacacaggagagaagaggttttcctgttcagaatgtggaaaatgttttactaacAAATCCCGTCTTGTGCTACATCAGAGGAATCACACAGgggagaggccattttcttgttcggaatgtgggaaaggttttacCAACAAATCAAGTTTTGTGGAACACCAGAGAGTTCACTCAGGAGAGCGgccatattcatgtttagaatgtgggaaatgtttctacCATAAAAGAGATCACGTGAAACATCAAAAAAGTCACATGGGGGAGAAGCCATTTATATGctccgaatgtgggaaatgtttcagctTCAAATCAAATCTTACGCAACatctgagaactcacacaggagagaagccacatttatgtctagaatgtgggaaatcttttaaCTATAAATCACATTTTGTGCAACATCTGAGAACTCACTCAGGAGAGAAGCCAcactcatgtccagaatgtgggaaatgctttatctATAGCTCAAGCCTTGTGacccatcagagaattcacacgggagagaagccacatttatgttcagaatgtggaaaatgttttaactATAGATCGAGTCTGGTAacccatcagagaattcacacaggagagaagccacattTGTGTACAATATGTGGAAAATGCTTTAGCCAGAGTACGCATCTTTTAaagcatcagagaactcacactggagagaagccattgTAA